A genomic region of Chlorobaculum parvum NCIB 8327 contains the following coding sequences:
- a CDS encoding cytochrome C assembly family protein: MANIFLDNSLLFALTQIVPVLYIATTVLYGLHFFRELPLAGKLKQPALILTIVTHIADIGLLTSIEGYRLSYSAYNLMGMVALTLTITYMFIELTTKSDKTGFFVIAFAAGSALLSSILSAKSIDAGPAFSGLRIGVHLIAAIFGFSSVAIAGLYSGLYLILFRQIRLNRFGLLFQRLPNLEALELLIMHAVAFGFFFLTITIVAGVLEQHASQEAIKLLDPRLISIVVIWLLYGISLFIKPLFGWDIKHMAVLLIATFVLVTAFLFIMSLITPSFHGGGV; this comes from the coding sequence ATGGCAAATATTTTTCTTGACAACAGCCTGCTTTTTGCTCTCACGCAGATCGTGCCGGTGCTCTACATCGCCACAACCGTGCTGTACGGGCTTCACTTCTTCCGCGAGCTGCCCCTTGCCGGCAAACTCAAGCAACCAGCGCTGATTCTTACGATCGTCACCCATATCGCCGACATCGGCCTGCTCACCTCAATTGAAGGATACCGTCTAAGCTACTCCGCTTACAACCTCATGGGCATGGTGGCGCTGACCCTGACGATCACCTACATGTTCATCGAGCTGACCACCAAAAGCGACAAGACCGGCTTTTTCGTGATTGCCTTCGCGGCCGGTTCAGCCTTGCTCTCTTCGATTCTAAGCGCCAAATCGATCGATGCCGGGCCGGCATTCAGCGGCTTGCGCATCGGCGTTCACCTGATCGCCGCAATCTTCGGTTTCAGCTCAGTGGCCATCGCTGGCCTGTACAGCGGCCTCTACCTGATCCTGTTCCGGCAGATACGTCTCAACCGCTTCGGGCTGCTTTTCCAGCGACTGCCCAACCTCGAAGCACTTGAACTGCTGATCATGCACGCCGTGGCTTTCGGCTTCTTTTTCCTGACGATCACCATCGTGGCGGGCGTGCTCGAACAGCACGCATCGCAGGAGGCGATCAAACTGCTCGATCCGAGGCTTATTTCAATTGTCGTCATCTGGCTCCTTTACGGCATCAGCCTCTTCATCAAGCCGCTGTTCGGCTGGGACATCAAGCACATGGCGGTACTGCTGATCGCCACCTTCGTGCTGGTCACGGCATTCCTGTTCATCATGAGCCTGATCACGCCGAGTTTCCACGGAGGAGGGGTTTAA
- the typA gene encoding translational GTPase TypA, which yields MSRKQNIRNIAIIAHVDHGKTTLVDSIFQQTGAFRENQQVDVRVMDSNPQERERGITIFSKNAAAQHKGCKINIVDTPGHADFGGEVERILKMVDGVLLLVDAFEGPMPQTKFVLRKALELHLKPIVVINKIDRPQADPEKVHDQVLDLFIALGADEDQLDFPYIFASAKNGIAKYDMADPDGDMSLLLDMIVKEIPAPEADDDAGFQMLVTSLDYNDYIGKIAIGRIQRGKVAPGNQLTLVTQDGVVGKGTVTKLFLFDRTQRVEATEATAGDIVALAGIAAANVGETLTTPDQPEPLESFEISKPTLSMLFSVNDSPFAGQEGKEVTSRKIRERLMKEIMTNVALNVEETDSADTFRVSGRGELHLSVLIETMRREGYELAISRPEVILREENGVKMEPVEHVTIDVPEEYTGVVIEKMGRRKAEMTHMGTLRGGMNRLEFEIPTRGLIGYNLEFTTDTKGEGIMSHVFHNYQPFKGKLPSRETGALVSAETGVAVAYALSSLEDRGTFFIGPNTKVYEGMVVGESTRDLDITMNICKTKKLTNMRASGSDESMRLTPPRKLSLEQALEFINDDELLEVTPENIRIRKKILNADQRQKAAKKSQSNGVRGEF from the coding sequence ATGAGCAGGAAACAGAATATTCGCAATATCGCCATTATCGCGCACGTTGACCACGGAAAGACGACCCTTGTCGATTCGATTTTTCAGCAGACAGGTGCTTTCAGGGAAAACCAGCAGGTGGATGTCAGGGTGATGGACTCCAATCCCCAGGAGCGGGAGCGGGGCATTACCATCTTCTCCAAAAACGCCGCCGCACAGCACAAGGGCTGCAAGATCAACATCGTCGACACTCCTGGTCACGCCGATTTCGGCGGCGAGGTCGAGCGCATCCTGAAGATGGTGGATGGCGTGCTCCTGCTTGTCGATGCCTTCGAAGGCCCGATGCCGCAGACCAAGTTTGTGCTTCGCAAGGCGCTCGAACTGCACCTGAAGCCGATCGTGGTTATCAACAAGATCGACCGCCCGCAGGCCGATCCGGAGAAGGTGCACGATCAGGTGCTCGACCTGTTCATCGCGCTTGGCGCCGACGAGGACCAGCTCGATTTCCCCTACATCTTCGCTTCGGCCAAGAACGGCATTGCCAAATATGATATGGCGGATCCGGACGGCGACATGAGCCTTCTGCTCGACATGATCGTCAAGGAGATTCCCGCCCCTGAAGCGGATGACGACGCCGGATTCCAGATGCTCGTCACCAGCCTCGACTACAATGACTATATCGGCAAGATCGCCATCGGCCGCATCCAGCGCGGCAAGGTCGCGCCCGGCAACCAGCTCACGCTGGTGACGCAGGATGGTGTTGTCGGCAAGGGTACGGTCACCAAGCTCTTCCTCTTCGACCGCACGCAGCGCGTCGAGGCGACCGAAGCGACGGCGGGCGACATCGTCGCACTTGCCGGTATCGCGGCGGCCAACGTCGGCGAAACCCTCACCACCCCCGACCAGCCCGAACCGCTCGAATCGTTCGAGATCAGCAAGCCGACCCTTTCGATGCTCTTTTCGGTGAACGATTCGCCGTTCGCCGGTCAGGAGGGCAAGGAGGTGACCAGCCGCAAGATTCGCGAGCGCCTGATGAAGGAGATCATGACCAACGTCGCGCTGAACGTTGAGGAGACCGACAGCGCCGACACCTTCCGGGTTTCGGGCCGCGGCGAGCTTCACCTCTCCGTGCTCATCGAGACGATGCGCCGCGAGGGCTACGAGCTCGCGATCTCCCGTCCTGAGGTGATTCTCCGCGAGGAGAACGGCGTGAAGATGGAGCCGGTCGAGCATGTTACCATCGACGTTCCGGAAGAGTACACCGGCGTGGTCATCGAGAAGATGGGGCGCAGGAAGGCTGAGATGACCCACATGGGAACCCTTCGCGGCGGCATGAACCGACTTGAGTTCGAAATTCCGACCCGAGGCCTGATCGGTTACAACCTTGAGTTCACCACCGATACCAAAGGCGAGGGTATCATGTCGCACGTTTTCCACAACTACCAGCCTTTCAAGGGCAAGCTGCCGTCACGCGAAACCGGCGCGCTTGTCTCTGCCGAAACCGGCGTGGCCGTGGCCTATGCTCTTTCGAGCCTCGAAGATCGCGGCACTTTCTTCATCGGGCCGAACACGAAGGTCTACGAAGGTATGGTGGTTGGCGAGTCGACGCGTGACCTCGACATTACGATGAACATCTGCAAAACCAAGAAGCTCACCAACATGCGCGCTTCCGGTTCGGATGAGTCGATGAGGCTTACGCCGCCGCGCAAGTTGTCGCTCGAACAGGCACTCGAGTTCATCAACGACGACGAGCTGCTCGAAGTGACGCCGGAGAACATCCGCATTCGCAAGAAGATTCTCAACGCCGACCAGCGCCAGAAGGCTGCCAAAAAAAGCCAAAGCAATGGTGTGAGGGGAGAATTTTGA
- a CDS encoding chlorophyllide a reductase iron protein subunit X, which produces MAPKTIAIYGKGGIGKSFTTTNLSATFAMMNKRVLQLGCDPKHDSTTSLFGGMSLPTVTEVFAEKNAKNEQVQISDIVFRRDIPDFPQPIYGIELGGPQVGRGCGGRGIISGFDVLEKLGIFEWDIDIILMDFLGDVVCGGFATPLARSLSEEVILVTSNDRQSIFTSNNICQANNYFRTIGGRSRLLGMIVNRDDGSGMAEKYAKAAGINVLMKVPYNLEARDMDDSFDFAVRLPEIGAPFRKLAEEILNNAITPCNASGLSFADFVKLFGDVSDELPVAASADELFKRNGDTDAGNGGQNREQQRLLECIEQLPEAEREIYTLLEVKGKSPEQIAELKGVGQEQVQATIASARKAMRKLFFGL; this is translated from the coding sequence ATGGCACCAAAAACCATCGCCATTTACGGCAAAGGCGGCATCGGCAAGAGCTTCACCACGACGAACCTCAGCGCCACCTTCGCCATGATGAACAAGCGGGTGTTACAGCTCGGTTGCGACCCGAAGCATGACTCCACGACCTCGCTCTTTGGCGGCATGTCACTGCCCACGGTGACTGAAGTTTTCGCCGAAAAGAACGCGAAGAACGAACAGGTTCAGATCAGCGACATCGTGTTCCGACGCGATATTCCGGACTTTCCGCAGCCGATCTACGGCATCGAACTCGGCGGCCCGCAGGTCGGGCGCGGCTGCGGCGGGCGCGGCATCATCTCCGGCTTCGACGTGCTTGAAAAGCTCGGCATCTTCGAGTGGGACATCGACATCATTTTGATGGATTTCCTCGGCGACGTGGTGTGCGGCGGCTTCGCGACTCCGCTCGCCCGCTCGCTCAGCGAGGAGGTCATTCTGGTGACCAGTAACGACCGGCAGTCGATTTTCACCTCGAACAACATCTGCCAGGCCAACAACTACTTCCGCACCATCGGCGGCCGCTCGCGCCTGCTCGGCATGATCGTCAACCGCGACGACGGCAGCGGCATGGCCGAGAAATACGCAAAGGCAGCAGGCATCAACGTGCTGATGAAGGTGCCCTACAACCTCGAAGCGCGTGACATGGACGACAGCTTCGACTTCGCCGTCCGCCTGCCAGAGATCGGCGCGCCGTTCCGCAAGCTTGCCGAAGAGATCCTCAACAACGCCATCACGCCGTGCAATGCGAGCGGACTCAGCTTTGCCGATTTCGTCAAGCTCTTCGGCGATGTCAGCGACGAGCTGCCGGTTGCGGCAAGCGCCGATGAACTGTTCAAACGCAACGGAGACACCGATGCAGGAAACGGCGGCCAAAACCGCGAACAGCAGCGCCTGCTGGAATGCATCGAACAACTGCCGGAAGCGGAGCGCGAAATTTACACCCTCCTCGAAGTCAAAGGCAAATCCCCCGAGCAGATCGCCGAACTGAAAGGCGTCGGCCAGGAACAGGTGCAAGCCACCATCGCCAGCGCCCGCAAAGCGATGCGCAAACTCTTTTTCGGGTTGTAA
- the bchC gene encoding chlorophyll synthesis pathway protein BchC, giving the protein MEAKKSKAIVFSGVRQIELRDVTLKPISSTDVLVETWWSSISTGTEKMALNGLIPSPPFIFPFIPGYETVGRIVEAGDHVNQDLIGKFAYVAGSFGYEDVNAAFGGASQFIVCPVESLTVLDGIANPQCGIALPLGATALHIVDLAEVKNRKVLVLGQGAVGILAAELAKHMGASLVAVTEPHQNRLDISTADIKVNPDKQDVSAALAGHEFDVLIDSTGIMSAIDTGLRFVKFHGKVIFGGYYQRINIDYSQAFNKELSFIAARQWAKGDLRRVRDLIANGKINAEKIFTHQCSLEDNLMEAYMQAFDDPDCLKMIIHWQDGSEAEKDGGMATCNMGR; this is encoded by the coding sequence ATGGAAGCGAAAAAATCCAAAGCGATCGTCTTCAGCGGCGTCCGGCAGATCGAGCTGCGTGATGTAACGCTCAAGCCGATCTCGTCGACCGATGTGCTGGTCGAGACCTGGTGGTCGTCCATCAGCACCGGCACCGAGAAGATGGCCCTGAACGGCCTGATTCCGTCACCGCCGTTCATCTTTCCGTTCATCCCCGGTTACGAAACTGTGGGGCGGATCGTCGAGGCGGGCGACCACGTCAATCAGGACTTGATCGGCAAATTCGCCTACGTTGCCGGCTCGTTCGGCTACGAGGATGTGAACGCGGCTTTCGGCGGCGCGTCGCAGTTTATCGTCTGCCCGGTCGAGAGCCTGACGGTGCTCGACGGCATCGCTAATCCGCAGTGCGGCATTGCGCTGCCACTCGGCGCGACGGCGCTGCACATCGTCGATCTGGCAGAGGTGAAAAATCGCAAGGTGCTGGTGCTGGGCCAGGGCGCGGTGGGCATCCTTGCCGCCGAGCTGGCAAAGCACATGGGTGCGAGTCTTGTGGCGGTCACCGAACCGCACCAGAACCGGCTCGACATCTCGACGGCGGACATCAAGGTCAACCCCGACAAGCAGGACGTTTCAGCGGCGCTGGCCGGGCACGAATTCGACGTGCTCATCGACAGCACCGGCATCATGAGCGCCATCGACACCGGGCTGCGCTTCGTGAAGTTCCACGGCAAGGTGATCTTCGGTGGCTACTACCAGCGCATCAACATCGACTACTCGCAGGCGTTCAACAAGGAGCTTTCGTTCATCGCCGCCCGGCAGTGGGCCAAGGGCGATCTGCGCCGCGTGCGCGACCTGATCGCGAACGGCAAAATCAACGCCGAGAAAATTTTCACGCACCAGTGCTCGCTGGAGGACAACCTCATGGAAGCGTACATGCAGGCCTTCGACGATCCCGACTGCCTGAAGATGATCATCCACTGGCAGGACGGCTCGGAAGCTGAAAAGGACGGCGGCATGGCAACCTGCAACATGGGACGCTGA
- the bchF gene encoding 2-vinyl bacteriochlorophyllide hydratase translates to MPRYTPEQLEKRNASKWTTVQAILAPIQFLIFLAGLTVTYLYSQGIWITDFWWVTFFVALKTFMLVLIFVTGGFFELEVFGKFAFAHEFFWEDFGSAIAMIVHLAYFVLFFWIKPAENILILTAYLAYLSYLINAAQFVIRLLLEKHNEKKLKASGSVA, encoded by the coding sequence ATGCCTCGTTATACACCGGAACAGCTTGAAAAAAGAAATGCGTCCAAATGGACGACCGTGCAGGCGATTCTTGCGCCGATCCAGTTCCTCATCTTCCTTGCCGGTCTGACGGTCACGTACCTCTATTCGCAAGGCATCTGGATCACCGATTTCTGGTGGGTGACCTTTTTCGTGGCGCTCAAGACCTTCATGCTCGTGCTGATCTTCGTGACCGGCGGCTTTTTCGAGCTTGAGGTGTTCGGAAAATTCGCCTTCGCGCACGAGTTCTTTTGGGAGGATTTCGGCAGCGCGATTGCCATGATTGTGCACCTCGCCTATTTTGTTCTGTTCTTCTGGATCAAACCGGCGGAAAACATTCTCATTCTGACTGCCTATCTTGCCTACCTGAGCTATCTCATCAACGCGGCGCAGTTCGTCATTCGCCTGCTGCTTGAAAAGCATAACGAAAAGAAGCTCAAGGCCAGCGGTTCGGTAGCCTGA
- a CDS encoding peptide-binding protein: MRKSLFTILTLLFATLLGACGSKSSDTSRNNTIVVAVSADFDHLNPLLIQLSLSRELCTMIYPTLFRPTFDEKNGTINYEPGAAESWEFTPDGRNVTFHLNEKAVWEDGKPLTSKDFSFSYRLYADPNVASSRQDYLYDLLLKPDGSVDFDKAVETPDDKTLVLHFNKPMAESIVLDHFNDLMPVAEHLFRDIKPEQIRQQAATLPIVGAGPFKVKEWQRQSKLVLESNPTSVLPHPAASPTLTFMVVPEYTTRLAMLKSGQIDALVSAGGINPKDAAELAKSNPEIAIIPVADRYFDSVVWLNIDGAAWRNGKKIEPNRFFGDRRVRQAMTYAIDRQAIIDGFMGPKHATIVNTTLSPAYTSIIDTSLPSYAYDPDKALALLKEAGWTPGPDGILQKNGLKFSFELAAPTGNPRRNYAATIIQQNLREIGIDCKLKFDETLMFNKNQNEYRYDAALSGLAAETLPFQLVIWGSDFEKKPFNSSAFQNAELDRVVAKLTGPLPKAEQLKLWKDYQQILANEQPRTFLYYYDELEGFSPRVQNVKLSLLYTLGNMYDWKVKKN; the protein is encoded by the coding sequence ATGCGAAAATCGCTGTTCACCATCCTCACCCTTCTCTTCGCGACGCTGCTTGGTGCATGCGGCTCCAAATCGTCCGATACGTCGCGCAATAACACCATCGTGGTTGCCGTCTCAGCCGATTTCGACCACCTCAATCCCCTGCTCATCCAGCTCTCGCTCTCCCGCGAGCTGTGCACGATGATCTATCCGACGCTCTTCCGCCCTACGTTTGACGAAAAGAATGGCACGATCAATTACGAACCGGGAGCCGCCGAAAGCTGGGAGTTTACGCCGGATGGCCGAAACGTGACGTTCCACCTGAACGAAAAGGCGGTCTGGGAGGATGGCAAGCCGCTCACCTCGAAGGACTTCAGTTTTTCCTACCGCCTGTATGCCGACCCGAACGTGGCAAGCAGTCGTCAGGACTACCTGTACGACCTGTTGCTCAAGCCTGACGGCTCGGTCGATTTCGACAAAGCAGTCGAGACTCCGGACGACAAAACGCTGGTGCTGCACTTCAACAAACCGATGGCCGAAAGCATTGTGCTCGACCACTTCAACGACCTGATGCCGGTAGCCGAACACCTTTTCCGCGACATCAAGCCGGAACAGATCCGCCAGCAGGCCGCCACCCTGCCAATCGTGGGTGCAGGCCCGTTCAAGGTCAAGGAGTGGCAGCGGCAATCGAAGCTGGTGCTCGAATCGAATCCGACCTCGGTGCTGCCCCATCCGGCAGCCTCGCCGACGCTCACATTCATGGTGGTGCCGGAGTACACCACGCGGCTCGCGATGCTCAAATCTGGTCAGATCGACGCGCTCGTATCGGCGGGCGGCATCAACCCGAAAGACGCCGCGGAGCTGGCGAAAAGCAACCCGGAAATAGCGATCATCCCGGTGGCCGACCGCTACTTTGATAGCGTCGTCTGGCTGAACATCGACGGCGCGGCGTGGCGCAATGGCAAGAAGATCGAGCCGAATCGCTTTTTCGGCGACCGCCGCGTGCGGCAGGCCATGACCTACGCCATCGACCGGCAGGCGATCATCGACGGCTTCATGGGACCGAAGCACGCAACCATCGTCAACACCACGCTCTCGCCCGCCTACACCTCGATCATCGACACATCGCTGCCCTCCTACGCGTATGACCCCGATAAGGCGCTCGCCCTGCTCAAAGAGGCTGGCTGGACGCCGGGGCCGGACGGCATTTTGCAGAAAAACGGGTTGAAGTTCTCATTCGAACTCGCCGCGCCCACCGGCAACCCGAGGCGCAACTACGCGGCAACGATCATCCAGCAGAACCTCCGCGAAATCGGCATCGACTGCAAGCTGAAGTTCGACGAAACCCTCATGTTCAACAAGAACCAGAACGAGTACCGCTACGACGCCGCGCTGTCTGGCCTCGCCGCCGAAACGCTCCCCTTCCAGCTCGTCATCTGGGGCTCGGATTTTGAGAAAAAACCCTTCAACTCCTCAGCCTTCCAGAACGCCGAACTCGACCGCGTCGTCGCCAAACTCACCGGCCCGCTCCCCAAAGCCGAGCAACTCAAGCTCTGGAAAGATTACCAGCAGATTCTCGCCAACGAGCAGCCGAGAACCTTCCTGTATTATTACGATGAGCTGGAAGGATTCAGCCCGCGAGTGCAGAACGTCAAGCTAAGCCTGCTCTACACGCTCGGAAATATGTATGACTGGAAGGTGAAGAAGAATTGA
- the bshB1 gene encoding bacillithiol biosynthesis deacetylase BshB1, producing MSAPIEPVYALAFGAHPDDVELACGATLLKIMDEGRRVAVCDLTKGEMGTAGTPETRRKEALLAAEKMGYVAREALDFGDSELFYTKENLHELIRIIRKYRPDTVFSNPPDERHPDHMKASRLISDACFYAGLRKIETVENGVPQQAHRPKHLLYYIQFKQTEPEIIVDVSSTFERSRQGVLAFGSQFQRDENSNQPVTMINRKEFLPGLEARARSLGEQIGVMYGEGFLLHGVLGIDRFTEVFKPGN from the coding sequence TTGAGCGCACCCATCGAACCTGTTTACGCCCTCGCTTTCGGAGCGCACCCTGACGACGTCGAGCTGGCCTGCGGAGCCACGCTGCTGAAAATCATGGACGAAGGCCGCCGCGTAGCCGTCTGCGACCTCACGAAGGGCGAGATGGGCACGGCGGGCACACCAGAGACCCGCCGGAAAGAGGCCCTGCTGGCGGCTGAAAAGATGGGCTACGTGGCTCGTGAAGCGCTGGACTTCGGCGACTCGGAGCTGTTCTACACCAAAGAGAACCTGCACGAACTCATCCGAATCATCCGCAAATACCGGCCCGACACGGTTTTCAGCAACCCGCCCGACGAACGCCACCCCGACCATATGAAAGCCTCGCGGCTGATCAGCGACGCCTGTTTCTACGCGGGTCTGCGCAAAATCGAAACCGTCGAGAACGGCGTCCCACAACAGGCACATCGACCGAAACACCTGCTGTACTATATCCAGTTCAAGCAAACCGAGCCGGAGATCATTGTCGATGTCTCCTCGACCTTCGAGCGGTCGCGGCAAGGCGTGCTGGCGTTCGGCTCGCAGTTCCAGCGTGACGAGAACAGCAACCAGCCGGTCACGATGATCAACCGCAAGGAGTTCCTGCCAGGACTTGAAGCGCGCGCCCGCTCCCTCGGCGAGCAGATCGGCGTGATGTACGGCGAAGGCTTCCTGCTGCACGGCGTGCTCGGCATCGACCGCTTCACGGAAGTGTTCAAACCCGGCAACTGA
- the dut gene encoding dUTP diphosphatase has product MIKVKIVRLKEKASLPAYATAHAAGMDVSACLDAPVTLEPSSSALIPTGLAIELPEGYEAQLRPRSGLALRHLISLPNSPATIDADYRGEVGVILINHGREPFTVNHGDRIAQMVVSKVDRVAFEEVDSLSDTERGEGGFGHTGVASKAE; this is encoded by the coding sequence ATGATCAAAGTAAAAATAGTTCGCCTGAAAGAAAAGGCAAGCCTGCCGGCTTATGCCACTGCTCACGCTGCGGGAATGGATGTTTCCGCCTGCCTCGATGCTCCAGTCACCCTCGAACCCTCATCGTCCGCGCTTATTCCCACCGGCCTCGCCATCGAGCTGCCCGAGGGATACGAGGCGCAGCTTCGCCCGAGGAGCGGGCTGGCACTTCGCCACCTCATCTCGCTGCCCAATTCGCCTGCAACCATCGATGCTGATTATCGCGGCGAAGTCGGGGTTATTCTCATCAATCACGGACGCGAGCCGTTTACGGTCAATCACGGCGACCGCATCGCGCAGATGGTCGTCTCAAAGGTTGATCGCGTCGCGTTCGAGGAGGTCGATTCACTGTCCGATACGGAGCGCGGGGAAGGGGGATTCGGTCACACCGGCGTGGCCTCGAAAGCCGAGTAA
- the csmH gene encoding chlorosome envelope protein H — MANEETSKPAAGAAPGAPKPAVQPQETNAGNGDMAHLIGNMGILIDSTIESVQGMINTVSSATGQIMEGVNTTINSDQVKGIIDNVNSVSGQLIEGVTSTLNSEQLQNSFNELGKFWAGMISNLNSTVNSNQVKDLFDNVSAGINQLTGMVFSQGMQPPFMMGSGSSDEPRKQAREIPVTHSAPKAPAPAPAGETKPATAPAPEKKPEA; from the coding sequence ATGGCTAACGAAGAAACCAGCAAACCCGCCGCAGGAGCTGCTCCCGGAGCGCCCAAACCGGCGGTTCAACCACAGGAGACCAATGCCGGCAACGGCGACATGGCTCATTTGATCGGCAACATGGGCATTCTGATCGATTCGACCATCGAGTCGGTTCAGGGCATGATCAACACGGTCAGCTCGGCCACCGGCCAGATTATGGAAGGCGTTAACACGACCATCAACTCCGATCAGGTCAAAGGCATTATCGACAATGTCAATTCGGTCTCGGGCCAGCTCATCGAGGGCGTCACCAGCACCCTGAACTCCGAGCAGCTCCAGAACTCGTTCAACGAGCTGGGCAAGTTCTGGGCAGGCATGATTTCCAACCTGAACTCGACGGTCAACTCCAACCAGGTCAAGGATCTGTTCGACAACGTCAGCGCAGGCATCAACCAGCTTACCGGCATGGTCTTTTCGCAGGGAATGCAGCCCCCGTTCATGATGGGCTCCGGAAGCAGCGACGAACCCCGGAAGCAGGCCAGGGAAATTCCGGTAACACATTCAGCGCCCAAAGCTCCGGCTCCAGCTCCGGCGGGAGAGACGAAACCGGCAACGGCACCAGCTCCGGAAAAGAAACCGGAAGCGTAA
- a CDS encoding TIGR04283 family arsenosugar biosynthesis glycosyltransferase — protein MDSETKLSIIIPAWNEEATIAKTLEMLLGLTAGRSDTEIIVSVSGDDRTAELASAFPVTVCHSEKGRAIQMNTGAKLAKGSILYFLHADTVPPPSFCNDILSAVERGFEAGCFRMTFDDPDWLMQLYGWFTQFPLTICRGGDQSLFITRELFERIGGFDERMQIMEDIDIIERIQRQTEFHILDSTVTTSARKYHANGTVRLQAIFGTIHLMYALGFSQDDIREFYRNSVS, from the coding sequence ATGGACTCCGAAACAAAGCTGAGCATCATCATACCGGCCTGGAACGAAGAGGCGACCATTGCCAAAACGCTTGAAATGCTGCTCGGGTTGACGGCTGGACGAAGCGACACCGAAATCATCGTCAGCGTCTCGGGAGACGACCGCACCGCCGAACTCGCCAGCGCCTTTCCGGTCACCGTCTGCCACTCGGAAAAGGGACGCGCCATCCAGATGAACACTGGGGCAAAACTTGCAAAAGGCTCGATTCTCTACTTCCTGCACGCCGACACCGTTCCGCCGCCATCGTTCTGCAACGACATCCTGTCGGCGGTCGAACGCGGCTTCGAAGCCGGATGCTTCCGGATGACTTTTGACGATCCCGACTGGCTCATGCAGCTCTACGGCTGGTTCACGCAATTCCCCCTCACCATCTGCCGGGGCGGCGACCAGTCGCTGTTCATCACGCGGGAGCTGTTCGAGCGGATCGGCGGTTTCGACGAGCGGATGCAGATTATGGAGGACATCGACATCATCGAGCGGATTCAGCGTCAAACCGAATTCCACATTCTCGACTCCACAGTCACCACCTCGGCCAGAAAATATCATGCCAACGGCACCGTTCGGCTGCAAGCCATTTTCGGCACCATCCACCTGATGTACGCTCTCGGATTCAGCCAGGACGACATCCGGGAATTTTACCGGAATTCAGTCAGTTAA
- a CDS encoding TIGR04282 family arsenosugar biosynthesis glycosyltransferase: protein MKSRNDKLLIVFSKNPVAGWVKTRLAASIGDAEALRIYEQLRELTKQATTGIDASKAIAYSDFIPNTDLLLAPDTEAWLQQGSDLGERMHRAFVKGFSLGFSRIALIGTDCPELSPFILDLAFTKLETSDVVLGPARDGGFYLVALKRPFPELFLGRIWSTSSVLNDSQRIVREHGKSCDLLPALSDIDTIDDLKASSLWTPKQS from the coding sequence ATGAAAAGCCGAAATGACAAACTGCTGATCGTCTTTTCAAAAAACCCTGTCGCCGGATGGGTCAAAACACGACTTGCCGCGTCAATCGGTGACGCCGAAGCACTGAGAATCTATGAGCAGCTTCGGGAGTTAACCAAGCAGGCGACAACAGGCATCGACGCATCGAAAGCCATCGCCTACTCGGACTTCATCCCCAACACTGACCTCTTGCTTGCCCCCGACACGGAAGCATGGCTCCAGCAAGGCAGCGACCTCGGCGAACGGATGCACCGCGCTTTTGTGAAAGGCTTTTCGCTCGGCTTCAGCCGCATCGCGCTGATCGGCACCGACTGCCCGGAACTCAGCCCGTTCATTCTCGATCTCGCGTTCACGAAGCTCGAAACGAGCGATGTCGTGCTCGGCCCGGCACGCGACGGCGGTTTCTACCTTGTCGCGCTGAAGCGTCCATTTCCGGAGTTGTTCCTCGGCAGGATATGGAGCACCTCATCCGTGCTGAACGATTCGCAGCGCATTGTGCGCGAGCATGGCAAATCGTGCGACCTGCTCCCGGCGCTCTCGGACATCGACACCATCGACGACCTCAAAGCCAGCAGCTTATGGACTCCGAAACAAAGCTGA